One Mercurialis annua linkage group LG3, ddMerAnnu1.2, whole genome shotgun sequence DNA window includes the following coding sequences:
- the LOC126674886 gene encoding E3 ubiquitin-protein ligase RGLG2-like isoform X1 — translation MFVMFLNCLISLYSLIVKLMGGIFSKQGSPRQASAPYSWNYPQPPYGQPNQEYMPYQQCAPVPQGYGGQAPDSGRRMDRKFSKIDDNYNSLEQVTDALARAGLESSNLIMGIDFTKSNEWTGAKSFNRRSLHHIGYDQNPYEQAISIIGKTLSSFDEDNLIPCYGFGDASTHDQEVFSFNPDESFCNGFEEVLSRYRELVPHLRLAGPTSFAPVIEMAMTIVEQSGGQYHVLVIIADGQVTRSIDTEHGQLSPQERRTVEAIVKASEYPLSIILVGVGDGPWDMMREFDDNIPARAFDNFQFVNFTEIMSKNMDRSRKEAEFALSALMEIPSQYKATLELNILGSKGKAIDRVPLPPPQYSTASFSNSKPSRASSFRSSPPNSGRRNAQAAGTAPPASSTSDNQLCPICLTNAKDMAFGCGHQTCCECGQDLQLCPICRSAIDTRIKLY, via the exons ATGTTTGTCATGTTCTTGAACTGTTTGATTTCCTTGTAT AGTTTAATTGTGAAATTGATGGGCGGAATATTTTCAAAACAAGGAAGTCCACGACAGGCTTCTGCCCCGTATTCATGGAACTATCCACAGCCGCCATATGGTCAACCAAATCAAGAATATATGCCATACCAACAATGTGCACCTGTACCTCAAGGCTATGGTGGTCAAGCTCCAGATTCTGGGAGGAGGATGGACAGGAAATTTTCGAAGATAGATGATAACTACAATAGTCTGGAGCAG GTTACTGATGCCCTTGCGCGCGCAGGTTTGGAGTCTTCAAATCTCATTATGGGTATTGATTTCACAAAGAGTAACGAGTGGACAG gTGCAAAGTCATTTAATCGAAGAAGTCTACATCACATCGGATATGATCAGAATCCATATGAACAGGCAATATCTATCATTGGAAAAACACTCTCTTCATTTGATGAGGATAACTTAATTCCTTGTTATGGATTTGGGGATG CATCGACACATGATCAAGAAGTTTTCAGTTTTAATCCGGATGAGAGTTTTTGTAATGGATTTGAGGAAGTGTTAAGTCGATACAGAGAATTGGTCCCTCATCTACGACTTGCAG GGCCAACATCATTTGCTCCTGTCATTGAGATGGCCATGACTATTGTTGAGCAAAGTGGTGGACAGTACCATGTTTTAGTTATTATAGCAGATGGACAG GTAACCAGAAGTATTGATACTGAGCATGGACAACTAAGTCCGCAAGAGAGGAGAACTGTTGAAGCAATTGTGAAAGCAAG TGAGTATCCCCTTTCAATAATATTAGTTGGAGTTGGTGATGGACCATGGGACATGATGAGAGAATTTGACGACAACATCCCTGCTCGTGCATTTGATAATTTCCAG TTTGTAAATTTTACGGAAATAATGTCAAAAAACATGGATCGATCCAGAAAAGAAGCAGAATTTGCCCTTTCAGCCTTAATGGAAATACCTTCTCAGTATAAAGCAACACTTGagctcaatattttggg ttCTAAAGGGAAGGCTATAGACAGGGTTCCCCTTCCACCTCCTCAGTATAGTACAGCTTCATTTAGCAACTCAAAACCTTCACGCGCAAGCAGTTTTCGCTCCAGTCCACCTAATTCCGGTAGACGTAATGCACAGGCAGCTGGCACAGCTCCTCCTGCAAGTTCTACCTCTGATAATCAA CTTTGTCCTATTTGCCTTACCAACGCGAAGGATATGGCATTTGGTTGCGGACATCAG ACATGCTGTGAATGCGGACAAGATCTACAGTTATGTCCCATCTGCCGGAGCGCCATTGACACCAGAATAAAGCTCTATTGA
- the LOC126674886 gene encoding E3 ubiquitin-protein ligase RGLG2-like isoform X2 produces MGGIFSKQGSPRQASAPYSWNYPQPPYGQPNQEYMPYQQCAPVPQGYGGQAPDSGRRMDRKFSKIDDNYNSLEQVTDALARAGLESSNLIMGIDFTKSNEWTGAKSFNRRSLHHIGYDQNPYEQAISIIGKTLSSFDEDNLIPCYGFGDASTHDQEVFSFNPDESFCNGFEEVLSRYRELVPHLRLAGPTSFAPVIEMAMTIVEQSGGQYHVLVIIADGQVTRSIDTEHGQLSPQERRTVEAIVKASEYPLSIILVGVGDGPWDMMREFDDNIPARAFDNFQFVNFTEIMSKNMDRSRKEAEFALSALMEIPSQYKATLELNILGSKGKAIDRVPLPPPQYSTASFSNSKPSRASSFRSSPPNSGRRNAQAAGTAPPASSTSDNQLCPICLTNAKDMAFGCGHQTCCECGQDLQLCPICRSAIDTRIKLY; encoded by the exons ATGGGCGGAATATTTTCAAAACAAGGAAGTCCACGACAGGCTTCTGCCCCGTATTCATGGAACTATCCACAGCCGCCATATGGTCAACCAAATCAAGAATATATGCCATACCAACAATGTGCACCTGTACCTCAAGGCTATGGTGGTCAAGCTCCAGATTCTGGGAGGAGGATGGACAGGAAATTTTCGAAGATAGATGATAACTACAATAGTCTGGAGCAG GTTACTGATGCCCTTGCGCGCGCAGGTTTGGAGTCTTCAAATCTCATTATGGGTATTGATTTCACAAAGAGTAACGAGTGGACAG gTGCAAAGTCATTTAATCGAAGAAGTCTACATCACATCGGATATGATCAGAATCCATATGAACAGGCAATATCTATCATTGGAAAAACACTCTCTTCATTTGATGAGGATAACTTAATTCCTTGTTATGGATTTGGGGATG CATCGACACATGATCAAGAAGTTTTCAGTTTTAATCCGGATGAGAGTTTTTGTAATGGATTTGAGGAAGTGTTAAGTCGATACAGAGAATTGGTCCCTCATCTACGACTTGCAG GGCCAACATCATTTGCTCCTGTCATTGAGATGGCCATGACTATTGTTGAGCAAAGTGGTGGACAGTACCATGTTTTAGTTATTATAGCAGATGGACAG GTAACCAGAAGTATTGATACTGAGCATGGACAACTAAGTCCGCAAGAGAGGAGAACTGTTGAAGCAATTGTGAAAGCAAG TGAGTATCCCCTTTCAATAATATTAGTTGGAGTTGGTGATGGACCATGGGACATGATGAGAGAATTTGACGACAACATCCCTGCTCGTGCATTTGATAATTTCCAG TTTGTAAATTTTACGGAAATAATGTCAAAAAACATGGATCGATCCAGAAAAGAAGCAGAATTTGCCCTTTCAGCCTTAATGGAAATACCTTCTCAGTATAAAGCAACACTTGagctcaatattttggg ttCTAAAGGGAAGGCTATAGACAGGGTTCCCCTTCCACCTCCTCAGTATAGTACAGCTTCATTTAGCAACTCAAAACCTTCACGCGCAAGCAGTTTTCGCTCCAGTCCACCTAATTCCGGTAGACGTAATGCACAGGCAGCTGGCACAGCTCCTCCTGCAAGTTCTACCTCTGATAATCAA CTTTGTCCTATTTGCCTTACCAACGCGAAGGATATGGCATTTGGTTGCGGACATCAG ACATGCTGTGAATGCGGACAAGATCTACAGTTATGTCCCATCTGCCGGAGCGCCATTGACACCAGAATAAAGCTCTATTGA
- the LOC126674647 gene encoding 2S seed storage albumin protein-like, protein MAKLIPTVALISILLIVIADASSGRRTIITTVEIDETNPTGREGQCREEVERQDLNSCVQYMRQLKSGKSEEKQQLQQCCSRLKQVRDECQCPAVESAYQEMRGEVMRHQWPRVITGVRGLPSTCGLSEEDCDIES, encoded by the coding sequence ATGGCAAAGCTCATACCTACAGTAGCTCTCATCAGCATTCTCCTAATCGTCATAGCCGACGCATCTTCCGGCCGCAGAACCATCATCACCACCGTCGAGATCGACGAAACCAACCCAACAGGAAGAGAAGGGCAATGCCGTGAGGAAGTCGAGAGACAGGACTTAAACTCCTGCGTGCAGTATATGAGACAATTAAAGTCAGGGAAATCCGAAGAAAAACAGCAGCTCCAGCAGTGCTGCAGTCGACTGAAGCAAGTGCGAGATGAATGCCAATGTCCGGCGGTTGAGTCTGCTTATCAGGAAATGCGGGGAGAGGTGATGAGACATCAATGGCCGAGAGTGATTACTGGGGTCAGAGGCCTTCCGTCTACTTGTGGGCTGAGCGAAGAGGACTGTGACATCGAATCTTAA